One part of the Triplophysa dalaica isolate WHDGS20190420 chromosome 25, ASM1584641v1, whole genome shotgun sequence genome encodes these proteins:
- the LOC130416012 gene encoding C-type lectin domain family 4 member D-like translates to MDWSCSSDRQLVGNTSRNKDYLSSCEKLIKSHPFHLSMNGWTAHDRNCYFFSSEKQTWFESRRSCEDLDAHLITINEEKEHVFIASHIKESFWIGLNDLDTEGRWVWVNNQTLNETGVQFWHKRNSSSEPDNWKGQDPSGENCVCLGDVLKPPNIWFDVSCRHVLKFICEKKNTSLFKDDE, encoded by the exons ATGGATT GGTCTTGTTCATCTGACAGGCAGCTGGTGGGAAACACCAGTAGAAATAAAGATTATCTCTCCTCTTGTGAAA AGTTGATCAAGTCTCACCCCTTTCATCTCTCTATGAACGGCTGGACAGCACATGACAGAAACTGTTATTTCTTCTCGTCTGAAAAGCAGACATGGTTTGAGAGCCGTCGGTCATGTGAAGATTTAGACGCTCATCTGATCACAATAAATGAGGAAAAAGAACAT gtGTTTATTGCGTCTCACATTAAAGAGTCTTTCTGGATCGGTCTTAATGATCTGGACACTGAGGGCCGGTGGGTTTGGGTTAATAACCAAACTCTGAATGAAACAGGAGTACA GTTCTGGCACAAGAGGAATTCTTCAAGTGAACCAGATAACTGGAAAGGTCAGGATCCCTCAGGAGAGAACTGTGTTTGTCTGGGAGATGTTCTTAAACCACCAAACATTTGGTTTGATGTGTCCTGCAGACATGTGTTAAAGTTTATctgtgaaaagaaaaatacatccTTATTCAAAGATGACGAGTGA
- the LOC130415216 gene encoding CD209 antigen-like protein D — protein sequence MNATYSTIQKWLLFSQEMSNCNLSLAVSDEKVYLFSTVKQNWSKSRDVCLSKGADLVTITSYKEQVFLASHVKEPLWIGLNDLDTEGRWVWVNNQTLEETGVQFWHKRNSSSEPDNWKVEDPLGENCACLGGLHGQLPNIWFDYSCKHKLKFICEKKNTSLFKDDE from the exons ATGAATGCCACGTACAGCACAATCCAAAAATGGCTTTTATTTAGTCAAG AGATGTCTAACTGTAATTTGAGTTTGGCGGTTTCTGATGAAAAAGTGTATCTCTTCAGCACAGTTAAACAAAACTGGTCAAAGAGTCGTGACGTGTGTCTTTCAAAAGGAGCCGACCTGGTCACCATCACCAGCTACAAAGAACAG GTGTTTCTCGCGTCCCACGTTAAAGAGCCTCTCTGGATCGGTCTTAATGATCTGGACACTGAGGGCCGGTGGGTTTGGGTTAATAACCAAACTCTTGAAGAAACAGGAGTACA GTTCTGGCACAAGAGGAATTCTTCAAGTGAACCAGACAACTGGAAAGTTGAGGATCCATTAGGAGAGAACTGCGCTTGTCTGGGAGGTTTGCATGGTCAACTACCAAACATTTGGTTTGATTATTCCTGCAAACATAAGTTAAAGTTTATctgtgaaaagaaaaatacatccTTATTCAAAGATGACGAGTGA